A section of the Lampris incognitus isolate fLamInc1 chromosome 8, fLamInc1.hap2, whole genome shotgun sequence genome encodes:
- the cfap298 gene encoding cilia- and flagella-associated protein 298 yields the protein MVQLHLKRGDESQFLFTTTVDVQLETLIQQITAIHNGRLKVDRICSEIPELADHGITLPPNMQGLTDEQIVDLKLKDEWEERCVPSGGSVFKKDEIGRRNGHAPNDKMREVLMKTVEEAKALISKKQAQANICVTMEMVKEALDQLRGAVMIVYPMALPPHDPIRMEFENQEDLSGTQASLQVITEDECQLWWAGKELQRGKKLQDFIGKNEKTKIVVKIQKRGQGAPAREPLVTEEQQKQMMMHYYRRQEELKKLEEADDDSHLDSEWSDRQALKRQFQGLTNVKWGPR from the exons ATGGTGCAGCTGCACCTGAAACGCGGGGATGAAAGCCAGTTTTTGTTCACCACCACCGTGGACGTCCAGCTGGAGACCCTGATCCAGCAGATCACCGCCATACACAACGGGAGGCTGAAAGTGGACAGAATATGTTCAG AGATCCCAGAGCTGGCAGACCATGGGATCACACTACCTCCCAACATGCAGGGGCTGACCGATGAGcagattgtggatttgaaactgAAGGACGAGTGGGAGGAGAGGTGTGTGCCCAGCGGAGGATCAGTATTCAAGAAGGATGAAATAGGGAGGAGGAATGGACATG CTCCAAACGACAAGATGAGAGAGGTGCTGATGAAAACAGTGGAAGAGGCAAAGGCACTGATCTCAAAA AAACAAGCGCAGGCCAACATTTGTGTCACCATGGAGATGGTGAAGGAGGCCCTGGACCAACTACGGGGTGCAGTCATGATTGTGTACCCCATGGCGCTGCCTCCTCACGACCCCATCAGGATGGAGTTTGAGAACCAGGAAGACCTATCAGGAACACAG GCCTCTCTGCAAGTGATCACAGAGGATGAATGCCAGCTATGGTGGGCCGGCAAGGAGTtgcagagggggaaaaaattacAGGACTTCATTGGCAAAAATGAAAAGACCAAGATTGTAGTCAAAATCCAAAAG AGAGGCCAGGGGGCACCAGCGAGGGAGCCGCTCGTCACTGAGGAGCAGCAGAAACAGATGATGATGCATTACTATCGGAGACAGGAGGAGCTCAAG AAATTGGAGGAGGCAGACGATGACAGTCACCTGGACTCGGAGTGGTCAGACAGACAAGCGCTGAAAAGGCAGTTTCAAGGTCTCACCAACGTCAAATGGGGACCCAGGTAG
- the eva1c gene encoding protein eva-1 homolog C has product MQAVKRTEGSRLSLFYLTLLLWTTRMNGLADFSNYLYRIISSHSALACDGQRLRLHCPRHATIHVQSAFYGARNRSCSACTALQKLLSECQGHRDCQLSVNHLLFGKDPCPGTPKYLHVDYKCKPTEHRTRVVCEGEMLLLRCKPPRLLNIYAAVYGRGLDQTDVCPAPHTRPPPFECLNHKAVHVVSQSCYSKQRCVVAVGNQTFRDPCFPGTRKYLTVLYACVPQTLFREADPDILRPSPSPEVEAEKVPPEDVMWPFPKGSRVPDPPGTILSTSLMIFGYIEEHPVTAALLFTSGVCIGLLLILLAVSVQVTCRGRPLRGRGPTAGSASRTNSHEEEDDDEDDGNEEGTDSSLLSATDRKSLYCWEEKTCMTEAAERAERIERREMVIQEIWMNSYLNGTSCSLN; this is encoded by the exons ATGCAAGCCGTAAAGCGGACGGAGGGGTCCCGCCTCAGTCTCTTCTACCTCACCTTGCTCCTGTGGACCACACGGATGAACGGACTGGCCGACTTCTCAA ACTACTTGTACAGGATCATCAGCAGCCACTCCGCCCTGGCGTGTGACGGACAGCGGCTGCGCCTGCACTGCCCGCGCCACGCCACCATCCACGTCCAGTCCGCCTTCTACGGAGCGCGGAACCGCAGCTGCTCAGCCTGCACCGCCCTGCAG AAGCTTCTGTCGGAGTGTCAGGGCCACAGAGACTGCCAGCTATCTGTCAACCACCTGCTGTTTGGGAAGGACCCCTGTCCCGGGACGCCCAAATACCTCCATGTGGATTACAAGTGTAAACCCA CCGAACACAGGACACGTGTGGTCTGTGAGGGGGAGATGCTGCTGCTGCGCTGCAAGCCCCCCAGGCTGCTGAACATCTACGCAGCTGTCTACGGGAGAGGCCTGGACCAGACGGACGTCTGCCCCGCACCCCACACCAGACCACCCCCATTTG AGTGTCTCAACCACAAGGCCGTGCACGTGGTGTCACAGTCCTGCTACAGCAAACAGAGGTGTGTTGTCGCCGTTGGCAACCAGACCTTCAGGGACCCCTGCTTCCCAGGAACCAGGAAGTACCTGACTGTGCTCTACGCTTGTG TACCACAGACCCTCTTCAGAGAGGCGGACCCGGACATACTCAGGCCGTCCCCATCCCCCGAAGTAGAAGCAGAGAAAG TTCCTCCTGAGGATGTCATGTGGCCATTTCCCAAAGGCTCCAGAGTGCCAGACCCCCCAGGAACAATTCTGAGCACCTCGCTCATGATATTTGGCTATATCGAAG AGCATCCAGTGACGGCAGCGCTGCTGTTCACCTCCGGTGTGTGCATTGGTTTGCTGCTCATCCTGTTGGCTGTGTCTGTCCAAGTGACCTGCAGGGGGCGTCCGCTCAGAGGCCGAGGACCCACAGCAGGGTCTGCCAGCCGGACTAACAGCCACgaggaagaggatgatgatgaggatgatggtaATGAAGAGGGAACAGACAGCTCTCTACTCTCAGCCACGGACAGGAAGTCATTGTACTGCTGGGAGGAAAAGACCTGTATGACTGAGGCTGCGGAGCGGGCAGAGAGGATTGAGCGCAGAGAGATGGTCATACAGGAGATCTGGATGAACTCCTATCTAAACGGCACCTCCTGCAGCCTAAACTGA